The following coding sequences are from one Salvia hispanica cultivar TCC Black 2014 chromosome 3, UniMelb_Shisp_WGS_1.0, whole genome shotgun sequence window:
- the LOC125213518 gene encoding G-type lectin S-receptor-like serine/threonine-protein kinase At4g27290, which translates to MSLFSFTTILCSLLHSLPFLSLTVGAVYDHILFPNQTLVIGHNLVSQNQVFEMGFFSPGKSSNRFLGIWYKTTPDVVAWVANRNHPITAHQTPYFMISGNGSLVINSGKSIIWSANSSRVATNPVLQLLDSGNLVLLDNMVEGSYLWQSFDHPTDTLLQGMQLMDDADSGVEKYLSSWRNADDPSPGDYILRIENKGLPDVVTLRGTTKRYRLGKWNGLYFGGGPRLPNAMYNVSVVFRHERMISVEEAYDSTAVTRITLDPSGTMTRYTLNAGRDRWNRAFTFPQDTCDEYGICGPNGICKSRTDSPVRCQCFKGFSPKFRSYWDLQDWSGGCTRIEPLNCHGGDGFLEVGGVKYPEMLSFWLNMTMSLSECKADCLKNCSCTAYANPFITNGGSGCLMWFGELIDTKELSAADSKQNIYIRVPVSELDLSTSLEDEKENKRPMKLILISIASGVLISTFINGGILFVARLKRQVKRKSEDLELPVIKMETIVQATNNFSTENMIGIGGFGSVYKGNMPSGEEIAVKRLSRSSHQGLEEFRNEVMVIAKLQHKNLVKLLGCCIEEDERMLIYEYLENKSLDLLVFDHSRSTLLTWPMRCDIIMGIARGLLYLHHDSRLKIIHRDLKTSNILLDRHLTPKISDFGLARIFEEDQALARTKRVIGTFGYMAPEYAIDGKYSVKSDIFGLGVVLLEIISGKKNRGYEDTNHNLNLLGHAWLLWKENKSLELMDGCLKNTVRECEVKRCIQVGLLCVQKCADDRPIMSSVVSMLGSDGVVLPEPKEPGFFIQRSSSPVESYASPSLKSENTITITDLEAR; encoded by the exons ATGTCGCTCTTCTCTTTCACTACAATCCTCTGCTCCCTGCTTCACTCTCTCCCCTTTCTTAGTTTAACAGTTGGGGCAGTTTATGATCACATACTTTTCCCAAATCAAACACTTGTTATTGGCCACAATCTTGTTTCTCAAAACCAAGTTTTTGAAATGGGTTTTTTCTCACCTGGCAAATCCTCAAATAGATTCTTGGGAATATGGTACAAGACCACACCAGATGTTGTAGCTTGGGTTGCAAACAGAAACCATCCCATCACTGCCCACCAAACACCATATTTTATGATATCTGGAAATGGAAGTCTTGTAATAAACAGTGGCAAAAGCATTATCTGGTCAGCGAATTCATCAAGAGTAGCAACAAATCCAGTTTTACAGCTGCTGGATTCTGGAAACTTGGTTCTTCTAGACAACATGGTGGAAGGCAGCTACCTATGGCAGAGTTTTGATCATCCAACTGACACTTTATTGCAGGGGATGCAACTAATGGATGATGCAGATTCGGGGGTCGAGAAATATTTGTCCTCGTGGAGAAATGCTGATGACCCTTCTCCCGGAGATTACATATTGAGGATCGAAAACAAGGGCTTGCCTGATGTTGTAACGCTGAGAGGGACAACAAAGAGGTACCGGCTGGGGAAGTGGAACGGTTTATATTTTGGTGGTGGTCCGCGCCTTCCCAACGCCATGTACAATGTCTCTGTGGTGTTCAGGCATGAGAGGATGATATCTGTGGAAGAGGCCTACGACAGCACGGCTGTCACGAGAATAACGCTGGATCCATCCGGCACAATGACACGCTATACGCTCAATGCTGGAAGAGACAGATGGAATCGCGCTTTCACTTTTCCTCAAGATACATGCGATGAATATGGTATTTGTGGTCCTAATGGAATATGCAAATCTAGGACTGACAGTCCGGTTAGATGTCAGTGTTTTAAGGGATTTTCTCCTAAGTTTCGAAGCTATTGGGACCTTCAGGATTGGTCGGGAGGGTGCACTAGAATTGAGCCGTTGAATTGCCATGGTGGAGATGGATTTCTAGAGGTTGGAGGGGTGAAATATCCTGAGATGTTGAGTTTTTGGTTGAACATGACTATGAGCCTTAGTGAGTGCAAAGCCGATTGCTTGAAAAACTGTAGTTGCACTGCGTACGCAAATCCATTCATTACTAATGGAGGAAGTGGATGCTTGATGTGGTTTGGCGAACTCATTGACACAAAGGAACTTTCAGCAGCAGATAGCAAGCAGAACATCTATATCCGCGTGCCAGTTTCTGAACTAG ATTTGAGCACAAGTTTAGAGGATGAGAAGGAGAATAAAAGGCCTATGAAATTAATACTGATATCAATAGCTTCTGGTGTTCTCATCTCAACCTTTATCAATGGAGGCATACTTTTTGTGGCAAGACTAAAGAGGCAAG ttaaaagaaaaagtgaggaCCTAGAATTACCTGTGATCAAAATGGAGACTATTGTGCAAGCAACAAATAATTTCTCCACCGAAAACATGATTGGGATTGGAGGATTTGGTTCTGTTTACAAG GGAAACATGCCTTCCGGAGAAGAAATTGCAGTCAAAAGATTGTCGAGATCCTCACACCAAGGTCTTGAAGAGTTCAGAAATGAAGTTATGGTGATTGCAAAACTCCAACACAAAAACCTCGTCAAACTTTTAGGATGTTGCATTGAAGAAGACGAAAGGATGCTAATATATGAATACCTAGAGAATAAAAGCCTCGATCTACTTGTTTTTG ATCATAGTCGGAGCACACTTTTGACCTGGCCTATGCGTTGTGACATTATTATGGGGATTGCAAGGGGACTGCTATATCTCCATCATGATTCCAGATTAAAGATTATTCACAGGGATCTGAAAACgagtaatattttactagACAGACATTTAACTCCGAAAATATCAGATTTTGGGTTAGCCAGAATTTTCGAAGAGGATCAAGCTCTTGCCAGAACAAAAAGAGTTATAGGGACATT TGGATACATGGCTCCTGAGTATGCAATTGATGGGAAATACTCAGTGAAATCTGACATCTTTGGTCTTGGAGTGGTTTTGCTGGAGATAATTAGTGGAAAAAAGAACAGAGGATATGAGGACACCAATCACAATCTTAACCTCTTGGGCCAT GCATGGTTGCTTTGGAAAGAAAACAAGAGTTTGGAGTTGATGGATGGATGTTTGAAGAATACAGTTAGGGAGTGTGAAGTGAAGAGATGCATCCAAGTGGGGTTGTTATGTGTTCAAAAATGTGCAGATGATAGGCCAATCATGTCATCAGTGGTTTCAATGTTAGGATCTGATGGAGTAGTTTTGCCAGAACCAAAAGAGCCtggattttttattcaaaGAAGTTCAAGCCCTGTGGAAAGTTATGCATCACCAAGTCTTAAGTCAGAGAACACAATCACCATTACAGACTTGGAGGCCAGATGA
- the LOC125209561 gene encoding LOW QUALITY PROTEIN: uncharacterized protein LOC125209561 (The sequence of the model RefSeq protein was modified relative to this genomic sequence to represent the inferred CDS: deleted 2 bases in 1 codon), with protein sequence MNMSTTSFGLCLFLLITSFISAHTNDTIFTSQILRDNHNDTLISSTGAFALGFYSPGSSKNRYVGIWYNNIQDKTVVWVANRDDPLTDRSGVLRVIEPGHLLLLNSATNATVWSANISSIVNAPLVRLLDSGNLVVVDANNQSSIIWQSFDYPTDTFLPGMKLGKNFVSGHRVYLSSAKSNDDPGTGGFTYQIDPSGYPQSVIKDGAIVRCKSGPWNGVRFSGSHNLVKNIIFTFGLVINKDQVYYHYTLLNESVYMRFKLSESGEGQRWLWSYQTQNWLLYHTIPTDNCDIYGVCGAYGVCNAKTSPYCTCLSKFEPKYPSGLGADDFSNGCVRRSPLNCLEGDGFLKYSGVKLPDTEHSWSNASMSLDECRVACSKNCSCTAYASLNISNGESGCLLWFGELVNMREISPGQDIYIRMAKSELEVGSRKREILIVTLSVVIAIVLLGLSLKLLYSLKSDHQLQESSGLRRNYHRHQSREDMDLPMLDFSSITKATDNFSVDNKLGEGGFGPVYKGLLEDGGAIAVKRLSRTSHQGVEEFKNEVICIAKLQHRNLVKLLGYCIHSEEMMLVYEYLTNKSLDLILFDPTKSILLDWPRRFNIINGIARGLMYLHQDSRLRVIHRDLKTSNILLDSDMNPKISDFGLARTFGGNETGASTNRVVGTYGYMSPEYAGDGLFSVKSDVFSFGVIVLEIVSGKRNRRFCYLDEELNFLGYAWMLNREERSLELIDPCLTNLCNDVSQQVLRSIHVGLLCVQQHPDDRPTMSSVLQMLSNDAVLLPEPKHPGFFIQREMEMPEANWSTGSCTNRSTTSVLEKRDEQKQGVGQIIIAENTEINKKLTLGTGKMELYYSFAIISITNALLITHAMDTLNPSQTLRHTTGDTLISSGGTFELGFFNPDNSNKWYVAVWYSRIAPKTVVWVANRDSPLPDSSATLTLTPLGRLLLLNAANATVWSTNTSSILHNPVAQLLDTGNLVVRDGIGLIVWQSFDFPTDTLLPGMKLGWNYATGREAYMTSAKNGGDPASGDFTFRCDPTGYPQNVLKNGASVQYKSGPWNGLGFSGGQNLKKNNLFKFEVVMTKAEVYYHYELLNRSVITRFQLSESGVAQRFVWNHEKQEWAMYHTVQVDGCDMYNSCGAHGSCNADVVLDCACLERFVPKDPVEWSRQEWRNGCVRSKPLNCKSGDVFLKYSGIKLPDTQFSWFNASLSLGECNQVCSKNCSCMAYASLDISRGQNGCLLWFGDLVNIRDMSPGSGQDIYIRLASSESDESRGTKRQVVIVTLCLMVGVILVCLSLLLYFQMRKRMNHQSSEIVLGLDDHQPDESDNKELELPQFDLSIIVKATNDFSMDNKLGEGGFGPVYKGVLDEGQEIAVKRMSKTSHQGVDEFKNEVICIAKLQHRNLVKLLGWCVQGTEKMLVYEYMTNKSLDLILFNPTRSLLLDWPRRFNIINGIARGLMYLHQDSCLRVIHRDLKASNILLDSDMNPKISDFGLARTFGGNETGGNTSRVVGTYGYMSPEYAVDGMFSVKSDVFSFGVIVLEIVSGKRNRGFVHSDHRLNLLGHAWMLYEEDRSIELVESCAKNSCDISQVTRSIHVGLLCVQQHPEDRPSMSSVVMMLCNGGALPEAKHPGFFTGREILKSETSVSTTTTSSTNAITISLVEAR encoded by the exons ATGAATATGAGCACTACTAGCTTTGGGCTCTGCCTGTTTCTATTGATAACCTCCTTTATCTCAGCTCACACAAATGACACCATTTTCACTTCCCAAATACTGAGAGATAACCATAATGACACTCTCATCTCATCAACTGGAGCCTTTGCATTGGGTTTTTATAGCCCGGGGAGCTCCAAGAATCGGTACGTGGGCATATGGTACAACAACATTCAAGACAAGACAGTGGTGTGGGTTGCCAACAGAGACGATCCTCTCACCGATCGATCAGGTGTGCTCCGAGTCATTGAGCCCGGCCATCTGCTCCTTCTCAACAGTGCTACCAATGCTACTGTTTGGTCTGCTAATATATCAAGCATTGTGAACGCTCCACTCGTGCGTTTACTTGACTCGGGGAATCTCGTTGTGGTGGATGCAAACAATCAGAGCAGTATAATATGGCAGAGTTTCGACTATCCAACTGACACTTTCTTACCAGGCATGAAGCTTGGTAAGAACTTTGTGTCCGGACATCGAGTCTACCTCTCGTCCGCTAAGAGCAATGATGATCCGGGAACAGGTGGTTTTACATATCAGATTGATCCTAGTGGCTATCCACAGAGTGTGATCAAAGACGGTGCTATAGTCCGGTGTAAATCAGGGCCGTGGAATGGTGTTCGCTTCAGCGGAAGTCACAACTTGGTGAAGAACATCATTTTCACGTTTGGATTGGTTATAAACAAGGATCAAGTGTACTATCACTACACCCTCCTCAACGAATCCGTATACATGAGGTTTAAGCTTAGCGAGAGCGGTGAAGGGCAGAGGTGGCTCTGGTCTTACCAGACACAAAACTGGTTACTCTATCATACCATTCCTACTGATAACTGTGACATTTATGGTGTGTGTGGTGCATACGGTGTTTGT AACGCCAAAACTTCGCCTTATTGTACCTGCTTGAGTAAATTCGAGCCCAAGTATCCTAGTGGTTTGGGTGCTGATGATTTTTCGAATGGTTGTGTTCGAAGATCCCCATTGAACTGCCTAGAAGGCGATGGGTTTCTCAAGTACTCTGGTGTCAAATTACCAGACACAGAGCATTCATGGTCTAATGCAAGTATGAGTCTTGATGAATGCAGGGTAGCATGCTCGAAAAACTGCTCGTGCACAGCATATGCGAGTTTGAATATAAGCAACGGCGAAAGTGGATGTCTACTATGGTTTGGTGAACTTGTCAACATGAGAGAGATATCTCCTGGACAAGATATCTACATCAGAATGGCTAAATCTGAATTGG AGGTGGGAAGTAGGAAACGAGAAATACTAATCGTGACATTGTCCGTGGTAATTGCGATTGTGCTGCTTGGCCTGAGCCTCAAGTTGTTGTATTCTCTGAAAAGTGATCATCAACTGCAAGAGAGTA GCGGGCTTAGAAGAAACTATCATCGCCATCAAAGTCGCGAGGACATGGATCTACCAATGTTGGACTTCTCCTCTATAACCAAAGCTACTGATAATTTTTCGGTCGACAATAAGCTTGGAGAGGGAGGATTCGGGCCTGTGTATAAG GGCCTGCTAGAAGATGGAGGGGCAATTGCTGTCAAACGACTGTCAAGAACATCGCATCAAGGAGTGGAAGAGTTCAAGAACGAAGTAATCTGTATCGCAAAACTTCAGCATCGAAATCTAGTGAAGCTACTAGGATACTGCATTCATTCAGAAGAAATGATGCTGGTCTATGAATACTTGACAAACAAAAGTCTCGACTTAATACTCTTCG ATCCTACGAAAAGTATATTACTGGACTGGCCTCGGCGCTTCAACATTATCAATGGCATTGCTCGAGGCCTAATGTATCTTCATCAAGATTCCCGCCTCCGTGTCATCCACAGAGACCTCAAAACCAGCAATATATTACTAGATTCAGATATGAATCCGAAGATATCAGACTTTGGTCTTGCAAGGACCTTTGGAGGAAACGAAACTGGAGCCAGCACAAACCGAGTAGTGGGAACATA TGGGTACATGTCACCAGAATACGCTGGAGACGGCCTCTTCTCAGTGAAGTCGGATGTGTTTAGCTTTGGAGTAATAGTGCTTGAGATAGTGAGCGGCAAGAGAAATAGGAGATTTTGTTACTTAGATGAGGAGCTCAACTTCCTGGGATAT GCGTGGATGCTAAACAGAGAAGAGAGGTCACTGGAATTGATTGATCCATGCCTCACAAATTTATGCAATGATGTATCGCAGCAAGTGTTGAGATCAATCCATGTGGGCCTTTTATGTGTTCAACAACACCCAGATGATAGGCCAACCATGTCTTCAGTGCTACAGATGCTGAGCAACGACGCCGTGCTTCTACCAGAACCTAAACATCCTGGGTTTTTCATACAAAGAGAGATGGAGATGCCAGAGGCTAATTGGAGCACAGGAAGTTGTACTAACAGAAGCACAACTAGTGTACTAGAG AAAAGAGATGAACAGAAGCAAG GAGTAGGACAAATCATTATCGCTGAGAACACAGAAATAAACAAGAAACTAACGCTTGGAACAGGAAAAATGGAGTTGTATTACTCTTTTGCTATTATCTCCATTACCAACGCTCTCCTCATAACTCACGCAATGGACACACTAAATCCCTCTCAAACACTGCGACACACAACCGGCGACACCCTGATTTCCTCCGGAGGCACGTTCGAACTCGGCTTCTTCAACCCTGACAACTCAAACAAGTGGTACGTCGCCGTATGGTACAGCCGAATAGCACCGAAAACGGTGGTGTGGGTCGCCAACAGAGACAGCCCTCTCCCCGACTCCTCCGCCACTCTCACACTCACACCACTGGGCCGTCTACTTCTCCTCAATGCTGCCAACGCTACCGTCTGGTCCACTAATACATCCAGCATCCTGCACAACCCGGTCGCGCAGTTGCTTGACACTGGAAACCTCGTTGTCAGGGATGGAATTGGTCTTATCGTGTGGCAGAGCTTCGACTTCCCAACTGACACTCTGCTGCCAGGGATGAAGCTCGGTTGGAACTACGCCACCGGGAGAGAGGCCTACATGACGTCAGCAAAGAACGGGGGAGATCCGGCCTCAGGAGATTTCACGTTCCGCTGTGATCCCACCGGCTACCCGCAGAACGTTCTTAAAAACGGTGCTTCTGTGCAGTACAAGTCAGGGCCTTGGAACGGCCTCGGCTTCAGCGGCGGCCAGAACTTGAAGAAGAATAACCTTTTCAAGTTTGAGGTGGTGATGACCAAGGCTGAGGTTTACTATCACTACGAGCTCCTCAACCGCTCTGTCATAACGCGGTTTCAGTTGAGTGAGAGCGGCGTCGCCCAGAGGTTCGTGTGGAATCATGAAAAACAGGAATGGGCGATGTATCATACCGTGCAAGTGGATGGCTGTGATATGTATAATTCATGTGGCGCGCACGGTAGCTGTAACGCTGACGTTGTTCTTGATTGTGCTTGCTTGGAAAGGTTTGTACCGAAAGATCCTGTGGAATGGAGTAGGCAAGAATGGAGAAATGGATGCGTACGAAGTAAGCCATTGAATTGCAAAAGCGGGGATGTGTTTTTGAAGTATTCCGGGATTAAATTGCCTGATACTCAGTTTTCGTGGTTCAACGCTAGTTTGAGCCTTGGAGAATGCAACCAAGTTTGCTCCAAAAATTGTTCTTGTATGGCTTATGCTAGCCTTGATATAAGCAGAGGACAAAATGGATGCCTACTTTGGTTTGGTGACCTTGTTAACATAAGAGACATGTCTCCTGGTTCTGGCCAGGATATCTACATTAGGCTGGCTTCGTCCGAGTCAG ACGAGTCAAGAGGAACGAAACGACAAGTAGTTATTGTGACGCTGTGTCTAATGGTTGGGGTGATTCTGGTGTGCCTGAGCTTGTTGCTGTATTTCCAGATGAGGAAGAGGATGAACCACCAATCATCAGAAATAG TATTAGGTCTCGATGATCATCAGCCTGATGAAAGTGACAATAAGGAGCTAGAGCTACCACAATTTGACTTGTCTATCATAGTTAAAGCTACTAATGATTTCTCCATGGATAACAAGCTTGGAGAGGGTGGATTTGGGCCTGTTTATAAG GGCGTCCTAGACGAGGGACAGGAAATTGCTGTCAAGCGTATGTCAAAAACTTCCCATCAAGGAGTAGATGAGTTCAAGAACGAAGTAATCTGCATTGCTAAACTTCAACATCGAAATCTAGTGAAGCTTCTAGGATGGTGCGTTCAAGGAACGGAAAAGATGCTGGTCTATGAATACATGACCAACAAGAGTCTCGACTTAATACTGTTCA ATCCTACGAGAAGCTTGTTACTTGACTGGCCGAGGCGCTTCAACATCATAAACGGCATTGCTAGGGGCCTTATGTATCTTCATCAAGATTCCTGTCTTCGAGTAATCCACAGGGACCTCAAAGCCAGCAATATACTACTGGATTCTGATATGAACCCGAAGATATCAGACTTTGGCCTTGCTAGAACTTTTGGGGGGAATGAAACCGGAGGCAACACAAGCAGAGTAGTAGGAACATA CGGCTACATGTCCCCGGAATACGCTGTGGATGGCATGTTCTCGGTGAAATCTGATGTGTTTAGCTTCGGAGTTATAGTGCTTGAAATTGTGAGCGGAAAGAGAAACAGAGGATTTGTGCATAGCGATCACCGCCTCAATCTTCTCGGGCAT GCATGGATGCTTTACGAAGAAGACAGGTCGATTGAGTTGGTCGAATCTTGTGCGAAAAATTCATGCGACATATCACAAGTAACGAGATCAATCCATGTTGGTCTTTTATGTGTTCAACAGCACCCTGAAGACAGGCCGAGCATGTCGTCAGTGGTAATGATGCTGTGCAACGGCGGCGCTCTGCCTGAAGCCAAACATCCTGGTTTCTTTACAGGAAGAGAGATACTAAAGAGTGAAACTTCTGTTAGCACAACCACCACAAGTTCAACAAATGCAATCACGATTTCCCTCGTAGAGGCCCGATGA